The Mycobacteriales bacterium genomic sequence ACCGAGAGGCCCTCGGGGACCGTCACCCGGGACAGCACCCGCGCGGTCGGGTCGAGGATCAGCGTCAGCGCCGCGGCGCCGCTCATCTCCTTGTGCAGCTTGTACGTCCCGGGCTGGATCCCGAGCGCGGCCGCGTTCTCCTTGGCCGCCTTGGTGAACGCCTTCTCGCTCTTCACGATGCCCTGGGTGACCATCGTGGCCGCGATGTCGGTGGCGGTGTCGCCCGGCTTGACGACCAGCAGCACCTCGCCGCTGCCGGCACCGGCGAAGTCGGGGGTGGTGCCGAACTTGCTCGTCAGCGACCGGCCGCCGATGAGGGCGCCGGCACCGAGTCCGCCGACGAGGATGAGCACCAGCAACGGCAGGAGGATCCGGCGACGGCGGCGCTTGCGCCGCTCGACCTCGCTGCGGCGGCGCTCGGACCGGCTCGGCCGCCCGTACGGGTCGGCGGGAGCGAAGAGGTCGATCTCGTCGCGGTCCATCTGCCGGCCCGTCGTCACCGACCGGCCCGATCCAGCCCCAGTGACAGATCGGTTACGGAGCGCAAAACAGTCACGAAGTCCTCCGGGCGGCGTCCAACCATCCCTGAAGTATGAGCACCGCGGCCGAGCGGTCAACGACCTGACGTCCCTTACGTCCCCGTGTGCCCGCCTCGGCGAGACGACGAGTTGCCGCAACGGTGGTCAGCCGCTCGTCGGACAAACGCACCGGGATCGGGTCGACACGCTCCGCGAGCGCTTCGGCGTACTCGCGGGCGGACCGGGCGGCCGGCCCGGACTTGCCCG encodes the following:
- the ruvX gene encoding Holliday junction resolvase RuvX, whose product is MTVSDRAPEEWLDGVRIGVDVGTVRVGVAASDPGGVLATPLATLARDLRGGADLVKLARLVAEREAVEVVVGLPRSLSGKSGPAARSAREYAEALAERVDPIPVRLSDERLTTVAATRRLAEAGTRGRKGRQVVDRSAAVLILQGWLDAARRTS